In one Nitrospira sp. CR1.1 genomic region, the following are encoded:
- a CDS encoding glycine C-acetyltransferase translates to MAYRSLKQAAEQQLAEIRAAGLYKHERHILSPQSSEIRVAQGEVINLCANNYLGLANHPDVRQAAEEGLKEYGYGMASVRFICGTQDLHKRLEQALSAFFGAADTILYSSCFDANGGLFETLLDERDTIISDALNHASLIDGIRLCKAARLRYAHADMTELEARLTESAASRVRMIVTDGVFSMDGDLAKLDRIADLADRYGAAVVVDDSHATGVLGKGGRGTPDHFGVAERIDLVTSTLGKALGGATGGFTTGRQELIELLRQRSRPYLFSNSLPPVIAAAALKALALVEQGDHLRAGLMEQAAWLRGQLTALGFTLVPGQHPIIPVMLGEATIATRMADRLLQEGIYVVGFSYPVVPKGQARIRLQLSAAHTRAQLKRAVAAFATVGHELNVIT, encoded by the coding sequence ATGGCGTACAGATCCCTCAAGCAAGCCGCCGAACAACAGTTGGCAGAGATCCGCGCCGCCGGCCTCTACAAACACGAGCGCCACATTCTGAGTCCACAGAGTAGCGAGATTCGTGTCGCACAGGGTGAGGTCATCAATCTCTGCGCGAACAACTATCTCGGGTTGGCGAATCATCCAGATGTGCGCCAGGCGGCGGAGGAGGGGCTCAAAGAATATGGATACGGCATGGCCTCGGTGCGATTTATTTGCGGCACGCAAGACCTGCACAAGCGGCTCGAGCAGGCCCTCAGCGCCTTTTTCGGCGCCGCGGACACGATTCTCTACAGCTCCTGCTTCGATGCCAACGGCGGTTTGTTTGAGACGTTGCTCGATGAACGGGATACCATCATCAGCGACGCACTGAACCATGCCAGCCTGATCGACGGCATTCGGCTGTGCAAGGCCGCCCGTCTGCGGTATGCCCATGCCGACATGACGGAACTCGAAGCGCGATTGACTGAATCAGCGGCAAGCCGCGTCCGGATGATCGTCACGGACGGAGTGTTTTCGATGGACGGCGATCTGGCGAAACTGGATCGCATCGCGGATCTGGCCGACCGCTACGGCGCCGCAGTGGTCGTGGACGATAGCCATGCTACCGGGGTCTTGGGAAAAGGCGGGCGCGGCACTCCCGATCATTTCGGCGTGGCGGAGCGGATCGACCTCGTCACCAGCACCCTGGGCAAGGCGCTGGGCGGCGCAACCGGGGGATTTACCACCGGCCGACAAGAACTCATCGAGCTGCTACGGCAACGTTCGCGACCCTACCTGTTTTCCAATAGCCTGCCCCCGGTCATCGCCGCCGCCGCGCTGAAAGCCCTTGCCTTGGTCGAGCAAGGCGACCATTTACGCGCGGGCCTGATGGAACAGGCGGCGTGGCTTCGGGGTCAGCTCACCGCCCTCGGCTTTACCCTCGTGCCTGGTCAGCATCCCATTATTCCAGTCATGCTGGGCGAGGCGACGATCGCCACGCGCATGGCCGACCGCCTGCTGCAGGAAGGGATCTATGTGGTGGGGTTCAGTTATCCGGTCGTGCCGAAAGGACAGGCGCGTATTCGCCTGCAACTGTCTGCCGCTCACACCCGCGCGCAACTCAAACGGGCCGTGGCTGCCTTCGCCACGGTGGGGCACGAACTCAACGTCATCACGTAA
- a CDS encoding alpha/beta fold hydrolase, whose protein sequence is MSLLDQFFVYHPHPWEERDWAATGGVPLEDVWFQAVDGTTLFGWYVENSATPAVLLWCHGNAGNMTHRLENLRALYRLGLSVFLFDYRGYGKSQGRPSEDGLYRDALGAYDYLTKVRRIGSERLVIFGRSLGSAVAGELATQRLAMGLVLESCFPSIEAVARHHYRGLPMHWLLGAAFRLEDRLPHLALPKLFVHGDRDDIIPLELGQQAFAAAKAPKDFYLVRGADHNDVPSVGGRAYWAKLSTFIAAATGR, encoded by the coding sequence ATGAGCCTGCTCGATCAATTTTTTGTCTATCATCCGCATCCGTGGGAAGAGCGTGACTGGGCTGCCACAGGAGGGGTGCCGTTGGAGGATGTCTGGTTTCAGGCTGTCGATGGCACCACACTGTTCGGCTGGTACGTGGAGAACTCAGCCACGCCCGCCGTGTTGCTCTGGTGTCACGGCAATGCCGGCAATATGACTCATCGGCTGGAGAATCTTCGTGCCCTGTATCGCCTGGGATTGTCGGTGTTCCTGTTCGACTATCGAGGATATGGAAAAAGCCAGGGGCGCCCGTCGGAAGACGGCCTCTATCGTGATGCACTCGGGGCCTATGACTACCTCACAAAAGTGCGTCGCATCGGATCGGAGCGACTGGTGATCTTCGGCCGGTCCTTGGGCAGCGCCGTAGCCGGAGAGCTGGCAACACAACGCTTGGCCATGGGACTTGTGCTGGAATCCTGCTTTCCTTCGATCGAAGCGGTCGCCCGCCATCACTACAGGGGATTGCCGATGCATTGGTTGCTGGGCGCCGCATTCCGGTTGGAAGACCGGCTGCCGCATCTCGCCTTGCCGAAGTTGTTTGTGCATGGCGACCGCGACGACATCATCCCGCTCGAACTGGGTCAACAGGCGTTTGCCGCCGCGAAAGCTCCCAAGGATTTTTATCTCGTGCGCGGGGCCGATCACAACGATGTGCCGTCGGTCGGGGGGCGGGCCTATTGGGCCAAGCTGTCCACCTTCATTGCCGCTGCGACCGGTCGCTGA
- a CDS encoding outer membrane beta-barrel protein: MRVPLFFMILCGAFWFPLSAGSAEFGEIDLAGYLLGGWPRDQHVFNQGGTAPASIQPGIGAGVKIGLFPHATRRMLGIEIDSYGHGGALSFPNTVNGQNNGTGRSNLLVLNTMLNLILRYPGESLTPYIGIGGGWSHGTLLNPNITGRADKDFDSARALGYQYLAGAQVLVSQKVFVFGEYRYFSANYHWDGLAVDFRAHYGLVGVGLRF, encoded by the coding sequence ATGCGGGTTCCCCTCTTCTTCATGATTCTCTGCGGTGCGTTCTGGTTCCCCCTGTCGGCAGGTAGCGCCGAATTTGGTGAAATAGATCTGGCCGGGTATCTGTTGGGGGGCTGGCCTCGCGACCAGCATGTGTTCAATCAGGGCGGCACGGCGCCTGCGTCCATTCAACCGGGGATCGGCGCGGGCGTGAAAATCGGCCTGTTTCCTCACGCGACCCGCCGGATGCTCGGCATCGAGATCGACTCCTACGGCCACGGCGGCGCGCTCTCGTTCCCCAACACGGTGAATGGGCAAAACAACGGCACCGGGCGCTCCAATCTCCTGGTGCTGAATACGATGCTGAACCTCATCCTTCGCTATCCTGGGGAGAGCCTCACTCCCTATATCGGTATCGGCGGCGGCTGGTCCCACGGCACCCTGCTCAATCCCAATATCACGGGGCGGGCCGATAAGGATTTTGATTCGGCGCGCGCATTGGGATACCAATATCTGGCCGGAGCGCAGGTCCTGGTGAGCCAGAAAGTCTTTGTCTTCGGTGAGTATCGGTATTTTTCCGCCAATTATCATTGGGACGGCCTGGCCGTGGATTTTCGCGCCCATTACGGGCTCGTCGGAGTCGGATTGCGGTTCTAA